In Amaranthus tricolor cultivar Red isolate AtriRed21 chromosome 5, ASM2621246v1, whole genome shotgun sequence, a genomic segment contains:
- the LOC130813382 gene encoding uncharacterized protein LOC130813382, with protein sequence MTDGYGMPFFGMSGSYNDLNVLYRPPLLVDLFEGRAPPSITEPQTPKAMLFAQHQEATRKDVERAFGVLRARFAIIRKPSLAWDEERLSNIITSCIIMHNMIVKDERDTYTHYANDRIVDINRYLANKDDVEDRQTNLSLKR encoded by the exons ATGACTGATGGATATGGCATGCCTTTTTTTGGGATGTCAGGTTCATATAATGATCTCAACGTGCTATATCGACCACCtcttttagttgatttgtttgaaggaaggGCACCACCT TCTATTACTGAACCACAAACACCAAAAGCAATGTTATTTGCCCAACATCAAGAAGCAACAAGAAAGGATGTGGAGCGAGCATTTGGGGTGTTGCGAGCTCGATTTGCAATAATCAGAAAGCCCTCACTTGCTTGGGATGAAGAACGACTCTCTAATATAATTACTTCTtgtataattatgcataatatgaTAGTGAAAGATGAAAGAGATACATATACACATTACGCTAATG ATAGAATTGTTGATATAAACCGATACTTGGCAAATAAGGATGATGTTGAAGATCGACAAACAAATTTATCCTTAAAGAGATGA
- the LOC130813383 gene encoding uncharacterized protein LOC130813383: protein MSALKKKSNRRKGNRVACVQETRWNGQKANVLKGYKLWYVGLDGKKSGVGIRVANDILKQVLEVKRCNDRIMLVRIVVGEEVISIISAYGPQVGLDEKVKREFWDNLRDLIDTIPADEKVFIGGDFNGHIGKEAINYNEKRSCLSLQMPTQHRLLVLVFRMRRKIAEKKIKVRQTIVWGRLKGDMVATLSSKIKTSSYPSISDDANQMWVTMAETIRKVAKEILGVSTGKPKVYKESYWWNEEVQKKIKDKSKKFKELIACIRRRIGRIRRRI from the exons ATGTCTGctttaaaaaagaaatcaaatagGAGAAAAGGAAATAGAG TGGCTTGCGTTCAAGAAACTAGGTGGAACGGGCAAAAAGCAAACGTTTTAAAGGGTTATAAGCTATGGTATGTAGGTTTGGATGGAAAGAAAAGTGGAGTTGGTATTCGTGTAGCTAATGATATCCTAAAGCAAGTGTTAGAAGTTAAGAGGTGCAATGATAGGATTATGCTAGTTAGAATAGTAGTGGGAGAAGAGGTCATATCGATCATTAGTGCGTATGGGCCGCAAGTTGGGCTAGATGAAAAAGTCAAACGTGAGTTTTGGGATAACCTGCGGGACCTTATAGATACCATCCCTGCCGATGAAAAAGTTTTTATAGGTGGAGACTTCAATGGACACATAGGTAAGGAGGCAATTAACTATAACGAGAAGAGATCTTGCTTGAGTTTGC AGATGCCTACCCAACATAGGTTATTAGTATTAGTGTTTCGTATGAGGAGAAAGATTGCCGAGAAGAAGATAAAGGTCAGACAAACGATCGTATGGGGTAGACTTAAAGGGGATATGGTCGCAACCTTATCAAGTAAGATCAAGACGTCGAGCTACCCAAGTATATCAGACGATGCAAATCAAATGTGGGTGACCATGGCGGAAACCATTCGAAAGGTGGCAAAGGAGATATTAGGGGTGTCGACGGGTAAACCAAAGGTGTACAAAGAGTCATATTGGTGGAACGAAGAAGTacaaaagaagataaaggacaAGAGCAAGAAATTTAAGGAGCTCATAGCTTGCATAAGAAGGAGGATAGGACGCATAAGAAGGAGGATATGA